A stretch of Clostridium sp. BJN0001 DNA encodes these proteins:
- a CDS encoding IS4 family transposase, translating into MKNTRLLSLILKETNDLITSSEYKEAYSLGNSFSRNRKLSFSNTVHFICSALRKSISSEIDNFIEDHKCLKFPSITKQAFSKARQNISPEAFNELCRLFVDKFYSINKNLNTWNGFNILAVDGTSLQVPDTKECGEYFGLSSNQNKTRTAIATASALYDVLNDIIVDSRITKYKTSERHIAKQHIESIGDKFCPRKSIVIFDRGYPSYDMFDYLNSKELLFLMRVSTSFKLAQSIDSPDFILKYKVKGEIKKIRVVKVKLSDEVTETLVTNIYDDTITPLKFKELYFLRWGVESKYKELKCSLKIEEFSGTKPIAIKQDFYVSIYLSMIAALIKKDADAAISNDNKDKDLNSIYQSNRNFILGQVFKRIIALLVKSRLRNKLLELILEKAIKIRSQIRCNRSCERKNKHPRKKHHHNIKSCF; encoded by the coding sequence ATGAAAAATACTAGATTATTATCTTTAATTTTAAAAGAAACAAACGATTTAATTACTTCAAGTGAGTACAAAGAAGCATACAGCTTAGGTAACTCATTCTCAAGGAATAGAAAACTATCCTTTTCAAATACGGTTCATTTTATTTGCTCCGCATTGCGAAAATCCATCTCTTCTGAAATTGATAATTTTATTGAAGATCATAAATGTTTAAAATTTCCGTCAATAACAAAACAAGCATTTTCTAAGGCAAGACAAAATATATCACCAGAAGCCTTTAATGAATTATGCAGACTTTTTGTTGATAAATTTTATAGTATAAATAAAAATTTAAACACTTGGAATGGTTTTAATATTCTAGCTGTAGATGGAACTAGTCTACAAGTGCCAGATACAAAAGAATGTGGTGAATATTTTGGATTAAGCAGTAATCAAAATAAGACAAGAACTGCTATTGCGACGGCGTCAGCCTTATATGATGTATTAAATGACATTATTGTAGATTCTAGAATTACTAAATATAAGACAAGTGAAAGACATATTGCAAAACAACATATAGAGTCAATAGGAGATAAATTCTGTCCTCGAAAAAGCATTGTTATTTTTGATAGAGGCTATCCTTCATATGATATGTTTGATTATTTAAATTCCAAGGAATTACTATTTTTAATGCGAGTATCAACATCTTTTAAACTTGCACAATCAATAGATTCCCCTGACTTTATTTTAAAATATAAAGTTAAAGGTGAAATAAAAAAAATAAGAGTAGTAAAAGTTAAGCTGTCAGATGAGGTGACAGAAACTTTAGTGACTAACATCTATGATGATACTATTACGCCTTTAAAATTCAAAGAACTCTATTTCTTAAGATGGGGCGTTGAATCTAAATATAAAGAATTAAAATGCAGTCTTAAAATCGAAGAATTTTCAGGTACTAAGCCAATTGCCATAAAGCAAGATTTTTACGTTTCTATTTATTTATCGATGATTGCAGCTCTTATAAAAAAAGATGCCGATGCTGCGATATCAAATGATAATAAGGATAAAGATTTAAATTCAATATATCAATCAAATAGGAATTTTATTTTGGGACAGGTATTCAAACGAATTATAGCTTTATTAGTTAAATCTAGATTAAGAAATAAGCTGTTAGAATTAATACTTGAAAAAGCTATAAAAATACGCTCACAAATACGTTGCAACCGATCTTGTGAGCGCAAAAACAAACATCCAAGAAAAAAGCACCATCATAATATTAAATCCTGTTTTTAA
- a CDS encoding ABC transporter ATP-binding protein translates to MPRHGNMKAGPKPKNAIKTFKRILSYMKEFKFRLFLVAILIIISSAASIAVTYFLKPLINNYIIPFIGKQNPDLSGFIKMIIIMIGICVLGSVSTYIYNRLMIQISTKSLYKIRTDMFDKMEKLPIKYFDTHTHGELMSRFTNDTDTLRDMFSQSFTQFIASAITVTGVFITMLILSPVLTILVVLMLVVIVKIIKVFGKKSSKYFLEQQKKMGKLNGYIEEMMDGQKVIKVFCHEENVKKEFDVINDELKVSAREANTFASILMPVMNNVSYAHYAITAMAGGILAVYGMMDIGTLASFLQYTRSFAQPITQISQQFNSIIMALAGAERIFDLIDQIKEADNGYVTLVNAKIDEDGNIKEVLNHTGMWAWKHPHHNGVVTYTMLKGEVTLDDVYFGYNENKVVLKGITLYAKKGQKIAFVGSTGAGKTTITNLLNRFYDIHDGKIRYDGINIDKIKKDDLRRALAMVLQDTHLFTGTVMENIRYGNLKATDEQVIEAAKLANADTFINHLPKGYDTMLTSDGSNLSEGQRQLLSIARAAVADPPVLILDEATSSIDTRTEYLIQKGMDKLMQGRTVFVIAHRLSTVRNSDAIMVLEDGEIIERGDHDALLKQRGKYYSLYTGMFELS, encoded by the coding sequence ATGCCTAGACACGGGAATATGAAAGCAGGTCCAAAGCCTAAAAATGCAATAAAGACATTTAAAAGAATTCTAAGTTACATGAAAGAATTTAAGTTTAGACTATTTTTGGTAGCTATTCTGATAATAATAAGTTCAGCTGCATCTATAGCTGTTACTTATTTTTTAAAGCCTCTTATTAATAATTATATAATCCCTTTTATTGGGAAACAAAATCCTGATCTTTCAGGTTTTATAAAAATGATAATAATTATGATAGGTATATGTGTTTTAGGTTCAGTTTCTACTTATATATATAATAGACTTATGATTCAGATATCTACAAAAAGTTTATATAAAATAAGAACAGATATGTTCGATAAAATGGAAAAACTTCCTATAAAATATTTTGATACACATACTCATGGTGAACTTATGAGTAGATTCACTAATGATACAGATACGCTTCGTGATATGTTCAGCCAGAGTTTTACACAGTTTATAGCATCAGCAATAACAGTTACTGGGGTATTTATAACTATGCTTATATTAAGCCCAGTTCTTACAATACTTGTTGTATTAATGCTTGTTGTAATTGTTAAGATTATAAAAGTTTTTGGAAAGAAAAGCAGCAAATATTTCTTAGAGCAGCAGAAAAAAATGGGAAAATTAAATGGATATATAGAAGAGATGATGGATGGACAAAAAGTCATCAAAGTATTTTGCCATGAAGAAAATGTTAAAAAAGAATTTGATGTTATAAATGATGAACTTAAGGTATCTGCAAGAGAAGCGAATACATTTGCAAGCATTCTTATGCCTGTTATGAATAATGTTTCGTATGCACACTATGCAATTACAGCTATGGCTGGAGGAATACTTGCAGTATATGGAATGATGGATATAGGAACACTTGCATCTTTTCTTCAATATACAAGATCTTTTGCACAGCCTATAACACAGATTTCTCAGCAGTTTAATTCAATTATAATGGCTCTTGCTGGTGCTGAAAGAATATTTGATCTTATAGATCAAATAAAAGAAGCTGATAATGGATATGTTACTCTTGTAAATGCTAAGATTGATGAAGATGGTAATATTAAAGAAGTTTTAAATCACACAGGAATGTGGGCATGGAAACATCCACATCATAATGGTGTAGTTACTTATACTATGCTAAAAGGTGAAGTAACTTTAGATGATGTTTATTTTGGATACAATGAAAATAAAGTTGTACTTAAAGGAATTACTCTTTATGCAAAAAAAGGTCAGAAGATAGCTTTTGTTGGATCAACAGGAGCAGGAAAGACAACAATAACAAATCTTTTAAACAGATTCTATGATATACATGATGGAAAGATAAGATATGATGGAATTAATATAGATAAGATAAAGAAAGATGATTTAAGAAGAGCACTTGCAATGGTACTTCAAGATACACATCTTTTTACTGGTACAGTAATGGAAAATATAAGATATGGTAATTTAAAGGCTACAGATGAGCAGGTTATAGAGGCTGCAAAGTTAGCTAATGCTGATACATTTATAAACCATCTTCCTAAAGGATATGACACAATGCTTACATCTGATGGATCGAATTTAAGTGAAGGGCAGAGGCAGCTACTTTCAATAGCACGTGCTGCAGTTGCAGATCCTCCTGTTCTTATATTAGATGAAGCAACAAGCTCTATAGATACAAGAACAGAATATCTAATACAAAAAGGCATGGATAAGCTTATGCAGGGTAGAACTGTATTTGTAATTGCACATAGATTATCAACTGTACGTAATTCAGATGCAATTATGGTTCTTGAAGATGGAGAGATTATAGAAAGAGGAGATCATGATGCTCTTTTAAAGCAGAGAGGAAAGTATTATAGCCTTTATACAGGAATGTTTGAATTATCTTAA